Below is a genomic region from Leptotrichia shahii.
CTCCTTTTTATTGTTTATAAATATTATATCATATATATTCTCGTTTTTTATATAATAAAAAATAAAAATTAAATTAAAATTATATTTGTATACAAAAATTATAGTTTTTATATGATTTTATTGGGGGAAAATAAAATTATTCCCACTCAATTGTTCCAGGCGGTTTAGAAGAAATATCATATACAATTCTGTTAATCCCATTTACTCTGTTTATAATCTTATTTGACACCTCTTCCAGAAATTCATAAGGAAGTTTTGACCAAGTGGCTGTCATAAAATCAATTGTATTTACTGAACGAATTGCCGCTACAAATTCATAAGTTCTTTGATCTCCCATTACTCCGACAGTTTTTACAGGAAGTAATGTTACAAATGCTTGATCTACTTTATCATAAAGTCCTTTTTCCATTAATTCAGTAATAAAAATATCATCGGCTTCCTGAAGGATTTTTACTTTGTCAGGTGTTACTTCTCCAATTACACGGATTCCAAGTCCTGGACCTGGGAATGGATGTCTTTTTATGATTGTATCAGGAAGTCCAAGCTCGTGTCCTACCTTTCTAACTTCATCCTTAAATAATTCCTTCAAAGGTTCTAATAACTCAAATTGCAAGTCTTCTGGCAATCCTCCAACATTGTGGTGAGATTTTATTGTGTGGGAAGGTCCTTTTATAGATTGGGATTCAATAACATCTGGATAAATTGTTCCCTGTGCCAAAAATTTTGCACCTTCTTGACCTTTAAGTTTTCTAATTTCTTCATTAAATACTTCAATAAATTCATTTCCAATAATTTTTCTTTTGGCTTCAGGTTCATCTACACCTTTTAATTTATTTAGAAATCTGTCTTTTGCATCAACAAATACAATATTCAAGTCAAAATGTTCCTTGTAGTATTCCAATACTTTTTTACCTTCATCTTTTCTCAAAAGTCCAGTATCTACAAACATGCAAGTAAGCTGATGTCCAATTGCATTGTTAATAAGAACTGCAGCAACTGATGAATCTACTCCACCTGAAAGGGCAAGAAGTACATGCTCATCTCCAACAGTTTCTTTTATAAATTTTGTTTTTTCAGTGATAAAACTTGAAATTTTCCAATTTTTTTCACATTTACAAATGTTAAATACAAAATTTTCCAAAATTTGAGTTCCACATTCAGAATGAACTACTTCTGGATGGAATTGTAATGCGTAAATTCCATTATTATTTGTAATTGCAGCAATTGATGAATCGGTTTTTGCAATTACTTCAAAATCTTTTGGCAATTCTGTGATGTGGTCATTGTGGCTCATCCAGATGTTAGAAGATTTTTTGACTCCTATGAACAATGGATTATCATTGTTTTTTACTTCCAATACAGCCTTTCCAAATTCTCTCGAATCAGCCTTTTCAACTTTTCCGCCATTCAAATGTGTAATTAGCTGCATTCCGTAACAGATTCCCAAGATAGGAAGATTTAGGTTAAATACTTCAGGATTTACAGTTGGAGCATCTTTTTCGTAAACTGAGGCAGGTCCTCCAGAAAATATAATCCCTTTTACCTTTTCTTTCCCAGTTTTTATTTTTTCAATATCAATTAAAGGCACAATTTCACAATAAACTTCCATTTCTCTAATTCTTCTAGCAATTAGCTGGCTATATTGTGAACCAAAATCGATAATAATAATTTTTTCCTTCACTTTTCACCTCTATATATTAAATTTTTTTATAAAACATAATTGTACATAAATATTTTATCATTATTTTTAAGTTTTTTCTATATATTTTTACATTAATTTTTCTTTTGATATGAGAATATGAAATGTTTTTTGGGTAAAATTTTATAAAAAAAATAGACTTATTCGTTAATTAATTTAAAATATGTATTTATAAAATTATCAAATAAATCTATTTAATAAAAAAATCTTCTTTTTTTATAATTCTTTGATTACTGCTTCCCCTAAATTTTATTTTCGGGTCATAAAGTTCCTTTACAAACCGTCCATCAACTAGCACATCTACATACTCAAGGCATTTTTTTCGCAATTCATCACAGCGAATTTGTTCAATTGTATAACCCGTATAAAGCCATATATTCTTTCCAGTCTTTTCCTTTAAGAACTTCAGGACTTTTAACATATCTACTGGATTAAAGAGGGGATCGCCACCGCTTATTGTAATTCCATCAAGCAGAGTATTTTCATTTATTTCATTGGCAATTTTTTCTAAAATTTCATAAGTTAGAGTATTTCCGTGATTTGGATTCCATGAATACTCGTTATGGCACCCAGGGCAGGCATGAGAACAGCCAGCAAAGTAAAGTGAATAACGAAGACCGACACCGTCAACGATTGTTTCCTTGTAAGTTGTTAAGATTTTCAATGTAAAATCATTTTTTGGAGTTTTTGAAAAATTTTTTTCTAAAATTTTTTCTTTTTCTGTCTTTAGTTTATTCACTTTAAATTACCTCACTGTTATATAATATATTTATTTTATACCGTGTTTTACCCTGTCGTGTTCTTCGGCTTGCTTAGCGCTATTCCAGCTGTCTAAATCTCCTGTCAGATAGCCTGTTATTCTTCTAATTCTAGAAATATTATGACTTCCACAAATTGGGCATTTATCATAAATTATTGCTTCGGTTCCACAATCTCTGCATCTGTCAACTGGATGATTTATTGAACCATAACCAATTCCAGAGTCCTTCATAACTTTTACAATTTTTAACATAACACCCATATTTTTTCGTGCTTCCCCATCTAATTCCACATAGGTAATATGTCCACCTTTTGTCAATTTATGAAATGGAGCTTCCTTTCTAATTTTATCAAAAAGGCTAATTTCCTTTTTTACATCAATATGAAATGAATTTACATAATAATCCCTATCTGTGACATTTTTAATTACTCCAAATTCATCTCTATCAATACGTAAAAATCTTCCTGCCAAACTTTCTGCCGGAGTTGCCAAAATTGAATAATTCAAATGATACTTATCTCTAAATTCATCTGCAACTGCACCCATTTTTTCAATCGTATCATAAAGCACCTTATAAGCAACTTCACTTGTTCCGTGTTCTGCATCAAATAAAGCATACATCGCATTTGCCCCTCCAACAAAACCAATTGAAAGAGAACCTGTATTTATCGCATCTCCAACTTCATCATTTCCATCTTTTTCTCCAAGCCCTTTCCATAAATTATTGCTTCTCATAAATGGAAATTGTTTTGCCAAAGCTGTTCTTTGGAAATTGTAACGTTCATAAAGTTGATCTCCAACTAAATATGTTGCTTCAAGCACTCTTTTTTGAAATTCTTCTGTTAAAAGTTCAACTTTTTTATTATTTTTTTCTTCTTCATTCGCAAATTTTCCATCTTTTTCCATTTCTGCAATCTCTTTTTCTACATTTTTTCTAGTCAAAATCGCAATTCTAGGGAAATTAATACTTGTAAAGGACAAATTACCACGTCCAAGGCTAGTTTTTTCACCATTTACATTTTCAAATACACGTGTTCGGCAACCCATTGTTGCGATTTCATATTTGTATCTTTCTGGATCATCCATTCTCCATTTTTCGTGTCTGTTAAATTCAGAATCCAGAAATACAAAGTTTGGAAATAATCTTCTGCTTGAAGTTTCACAAGACAATAATAACAAGTCAAAATTTGGTGTTTCAAAAAGTGATTTTTTATTTTCTGAATTATCGTCATAAGAAATTTTTTGTTTTTTTACAGTTTCCAAAATTTCATCAAAGTCGCTTCTAGCTAGTTCATAATCATTGTCAGAATAATTAAGCCCTTCCTTTACCTTAAAAATTTGTATCGGAAAAATTGGAGTTTCATTTTTACCAAGTCCGCTTGATGTCGCCTTTAATAATTCACGGATAACCATTCTACCTTCTTCTGAGGTGTCAGTTCCATAATTTATTGAAGAAAAGACAACTTGATTTCCACCACGAGAGTGCATTGTGTTCAAATTATGCAAAAATCCTTCCATTGCTTGATAAGTTTCATTTTGAGTATCATCATAAGCCTCAACTAGCAACTTAATTAAATCATCTCTATTTATTTTAAAGTATTCTTCCAGTAATTTGATTTCATTTTCATTGCATTTAATTGAAGAAACATTTTTTTTCAAAAATTCTTTAGCATTTTTTTCATATTCTTGTGTAATTTCCACTCCATTTTTAATTTCTACGAAGCTCAAAATTCTTCTTTTCAAGTGCCGTCTAAACGATTTTAGCACACCTTTTGCCATATAGAAGTCAAATGCCGGTATTGCTTGTCCACCATGCTGTTCATTTTGATTTGTCTGAAAAATAATGGTAGCAAGTGTTGCATAAGTGGAAATACTTTGTGCTTCCCTAATGTATCCATGCTTAGTATAAAAACCATTTTCAAACATATCTGCTAAGTCATATTGCAGGCAAGTTGTAGTTTTACTGGAATAAAAATCCAAATCGTGAATATGAATAAGCCCTTTTTCATGAGCTTTTTTGAATCTTGGTGAAACTAAATTTTCCAAAGCGTAAATTTTTGATACTTCACTTGCAAATTTCATCATTTGTCCCGCGGGTGTCATTGAAGACATATTAGCATTTTCATTGCAAGTATCGTTGCTTTCAACATTCACTATTCCTGCTATTATATTTTTTAAATTTTCTGTTAATTGTGGTTGCATTTTTATTCCTCCCTTATTTTTACTTTCATACTTTTCCACTTTTCTGCAAACCATCAATTTCCCTTATCCCTCTAAACATATCTAATTCATTCAGGTTTTTTTACCTAAAACACTATATATTGTTTTTATAACATAATGATAACACAATATTTTGTGTTTTTCAAGTTTCATAAAAAAAATATATAATTTCATAGTTCCCTATTTTTCCGAATTTTTAGATTTTTTATACTATTAATTAGGATAAAAAAAATTTATTTATCTTATTTTAATTATATATATCATAAATTTTTGAATTTGTTATGAGCTTACTATTTATAATATTTCTTATTTAAATGTTAGATTTTGTATGAATTTTTTAAATAAAAAATTTAGATTTCTTATTATAAAATAAATAAAATACAGTTTTTTGTTCTTCTAACTAAGTTAGTATTCGATATATTTTAGAGGCAGACAAAGTAAATTAGAAAAATTTTAAACGAATGGAGCCTTGTATTGGAGAAAAGTAATATAAAAAGGATTGTTTCATATAATTTATAAAAAACAATCCATAATAGTTGATTTATTTTAAATTTATTAATTAAAAAAAATAGAAATTTAGTAATAAGAGATTTTGTCCCTTTGTTAAATAAGAATTTATAATAAATTTTTTATTTGAATGGATATAATATTAGATATTTAGTAAATATTTTTCTCCTTTTTCAGAAACCTTGAAAACATCATTATCCACATAAATATATTTTTCCTTTTTTGCCTTTTCAATAACTTTATCTAAAAAGCTTTTATTCCAACGAAGATGGTTATCAATCGTTTCAGTTCCACATTCATCTTTTTCATGTTTAGTATTAGCATGGTTAGACAAATGGATTAAAAGAATTCTAACTGAAAAAATCATTTTTTGGCTTCTTTTACGATTAATTGTAAAAATTAGACCTTTTTTAGGAGAAAAACGATAAAAGTTGCAACTAATCCTTTAGCAATGCTAAATCCAAATATCTGTATCCGATTAAATGGTGCAAATGCCAGTTCTCCCAGTAATACTGAATCAACATCCAAATGTACATTTCCAGCATATCTTGAAATTAAAATTACCGCAATACTGAATAACAGCGGAAAAACCACTCCAATTGCAGAATCTTCCTTGACAAGTCTTGTTGAATTAAGAAGTTCCACAAGGTAAACGGTTAAAACTCCAACTATTCCCGCACCAACGATTAACAAGGGAGAATTTAAGTCATGAACTGCAAAAAATGCAACTACAATTCCAAGTAAGATAGTGTGCGTAATCGCATCCGAAACCATTGCCATACTTTTTAAAACCAGAAATGTTCCTAAAATCGAGCAGGCACTTGCCACCATTATCGCAATTAATTGTATTTCCAATGAAAAATTCATAATTTATTTCCCCCTTTCCAAATTATTCATTTTTAAACTATTTAATTCAGATTTTTTATTTTCAAGTTTTTTCTTAAATTCTTTTTTTCTTTTCTGATTTCTTATAATTTTAAATACAATCCCTCTTTTATTTGAAAAAAGAATACTAATAATTACAATTATACTTATAATTATGACAATAACAGGCCCGGTAGGCAAATTACTTTCACTTATACTAATCAAAGTTCCAAGCAAACCTGATATTCCACCAAAAAAAGCCGCCAAAATTACCATAATTGAAAGTTTGTCTGTCCATTGCCGTGCCGCAACTGCTGGAGAAATAAGCATTGCACTTATTAATATTACTCCTGCCGCCTGAATACCTATTATTACAGTAGTTACAATCAATATGGAAATTAATATTTCGATTTTCTTGCTTGGAAATCCCAATGTTTTGGCAAAATCAGAGTCAAACGAAACAATTTTAAATTCCTTCCAGAAAAGAATAATTATAATTAAAAGAATAATCCCTGTAATGAAGATAATATTTACATCTCTTTTAATAAATGTCGATGCTTGCCCAAAAATAAATTTATTTAATCCCGATTTATTTGCACCCGGCAATTTATTCAAATAAGAAAGTAAAACTAACCCTAACCCAAAAAATACTGATAAAATCAATGCTAAAGCACTATCAAATTTTATTTTTGTATAATTTTGAATTAATTGGATTAAACCAATACATACAATTCCTGTTATTAAGGCACCAAGCAGCAAAACTTCTGTATTTTTCACGTTTGTAAATAAAAAAGCTAAGCAAACTCCGGGAAGTGAAGCATGAGAAACTGCATCTCCCAATAAACTTTGCTTTCGTAAAACGGCAAAACATCCAAGTATTCCTGAAACCATTCCAAGCAATAGACAACCAAGTGCAACTGTTCTGAATGTATGATCTGTTATAAGAAGATTTAATATATTCATTTTATCGCTCCTTTTCAATTTCAGACAGATTTCCATTATTTTGAGTTGCTTTTTTACTCTTATATGTTTTTTCAATATTTTCAGGAGTAAAAATTTCTTCCACAGGTCCAGAAGCTATAACAGACACATTTATAAATGTCACATAATCAAAATAATCCTTTACTGTCTGCAAATCATGATGAACAACAATTACAGTTTTTTTCTCATCTCGCAATTTTTTTAAAATATTTACAATAGATTTTTCCGTTTTACTGTCGACACCTTGAAACGGCTCATCCATAAAATATATTTCAGCATCCTGCACTAATGCCCGTGCCAAAAACACTCTTTGCTGCTGACCACCAGACAACTGGCTTATTTGCCTATCTGAAAATTCATCCATTTCAACTTTGTGAATCGCTTCTTTCGTTTTTTCTTTATCAATTTTTCTAACTTTCTTTAACCACCCGACTTTTCCATAACGCCCCATTTCCACAACATCAAATACAGTAGTGGGAAAATCCCAGTCAACACTTCCTCTTTGTGGTACATAAGCTATCTTATCCCGCACTTTGCTATATTTTTCATTATAAAATCTTACTTCTCCAGTAACAGGCTTTAGTAAATCAAGCATTGCTTTAATTAAAGTAGATTTCCCAGCCCCATTTGGTCCCACTATAGCCATAAGGACTCCCTTTTTAATGTCAAGCTCAACATCCCACAAAACAGGCTTATCTTCATAAGCTACCGTTAAATCCTCAACCCTTATAATAATATCATCAGAAACATTTTGATTCATCTTTCCTCCTTCTCCTAAATTGTAAAACTGTTCTATTTCTGCAAATTTATTTTTTATTTAATGTCTCATTTTGTCTTAATTTTTAATAATCATTTTGTATTTTTATAAAATAAATTGTTATTAATAAATATTTTCCTTTAATTTTTTATGTTATTTTTTTAATTATTGCAAGGGTATCAATCGCCATACCCTTGCATCCCCGCTTGTCTAAGCATTTTTTGAAAATAAAAATTATGGTCTGAGAAAAGCGAGTTTAATTTTTATTTTAAAGCATTTACAATGGTATCGGCGTTTGCTTTAACTGTTTTAATATAAGTTTCAGAGTTATGTGCTTTATCTCCTAGCGAATCTGAATACAATTCTCCACCTATTTTAACTTCTTTTCCTCTAGCTTTTACAGCTTCCTGCAATGCTTCTATACTTTTTTTCGGAACAGAAGATTCTACAAATATTGCTTTTATATTTCTTTGAACAATGAAATTGGCTAAGTCGCTTATATTTTTTGTACCAGTTTCAGAATCTGTAGAAACACCTTGTATTGCTTTTACTTCTAGTCCAAATTGTTCTCCAAAGTAGTTAAATGCATCGTGAGCTGTTACAAGAACTCTGCTTTTTTCAGGAATTT
It encodes:
- the guaA gene encoding glutamine-hydrolyzing GMP synthase, giving the protein MKEKIIIIDFGSQYSQLIARRIREMEVYCEIVPLIDIEKIKTGKEKVKGIIFSGGPASVYEKDAPTVNPEVFNLNLPILGICYGMQLITHLNGGKVEKADSREFGKAVLEVKNNDNPLFIGVKKSSNIWMSHNDHITELPKDFEVIAKTDSSIAAITNNNGIYALQFHPEVVHSECGTQILENFVFNICKCEKNWKISSFITEKTKFIKETVGDEHVLLALSGGVDSSVAAVLINNAIGHQLTCMFVDTGLLRKDEGKKVLEYYKEHFDLNIVFVDAKDRFLNKLKGVDEPEAKRKIIGNEFIEVFNEEIRKLKGQEGAKFLAQGTIYPDVIESQSIKGPSHTIKSHHNVGGLPEDLQFELLEPLKELFKDEVRKVGHELGLPDTIIKRHPFPGPGLGIRVIGEVTPDKVKILQEADDIFITELMEKGLYDKVDQAFVTLLPVKTVGVMGDQRTYEFVAAIRSVNTIDFMTATWSKLPYEFLEEVSNKIINRVNGINRIVYDISSKPPGTIEWE
- the nrdG gene encoding anaerobic ribonucleoside-triphosphate reductase activating protein: MNKLKTEKEKILEKNFSKTPKNDFTLKILTTYKETIVDGVGLRYSLYFAGCSHACPGCHNEYSWNPNHGNTLTYEILEKIANEINENTLLDGITISGGDPLFNPVDMLKVLKFLKEKTGKNIWLYTGYTIEQIRCDELRKKCLEYVDVLVDGRFVKELYDPKIKFRGSSNQRIIKKEDFFIK
- a CDS encoding anaerobic ribonucleoside triphosphate reductase, yielding MVCRKVEKYESKNKGGIKMQPQLTENLKNIIAGIVNVESNDTCNENANMSSMTPAGQMMKFASEVSKIYALENLVSPRFKKAHEKGLIHIHDLDFYSSKTTTCLQYDLADMFENGFYTKHGYIREAQSISTYATLATIIFQTNQNEQHGGQAIPAFDFYMAKGVLKSFRRHLKRRILSFVEIKNGVEITQEYEKNAKEFLKKNVSSIKCNENEIKLLEEYFKINRDDLIKLLVEAYDDTQNETYQAMEGFLHNLNTMHSRGGNQVVFSSINYGTDTSEEGRMVIRELLKATSSGLGKNETPIFPIQIFKVKEGLNYSDNDYELARSDFDEILETVKKQKISYDDNSENKKSLFETPNFDLLLLSCETSSRRLFPNFVFLDSEFNRHEKWRMDDPERYKYEIATMGCRTRVFENVNGEKTSLGRGNLSFTSINFPRIAILTRKNVEKEIAEMEKDGKFANEEEKNNKKVELLTEEFQKRVLEATYLVGDQLYERYNFQRTALAKQFPFMRSNNLWKGLGEKDGNDEVGDAINTGSLSIGFVGGANAMYALFDAEHGTSEVAYKVLYDTIEKMGAVADEFRDKYHLNYSILATPAESLAGRFLRIDRDEFGVIKNVTDRDYYVNSFHIDVKKEISLFDKIRKEAPFHKLTKGGHITYVELDGEARKNMGVMLKIVKVMKDSGIGYGSINHPVDRCRDCGTEAIIYDKCPICGSHNISRIRRITGYLTGDLDSWNSAKQAEEHDRVKHGIK
- a CDS encoding metal ABC transporter permease, translating into MNFSLEIQLIAIMVASACSILGTFLVLKSMAMVSDAITHTILLGIVVAFFAVHDLNSPLLIVGAGIVGVLTVYLVELLNSTRLVKEDSAIGVVFPLLFSIAVILISRYAGNVHLDVDSVLLGELAFAPFNRIQIFGFSIAKGLVATFIVFLLKKV
- a CDS encoding metal ABC transporter permease, which codes for MNILNLLITDHTFRTVALGCLLLGMVSGILGCFAVLRKQSLLGDAVSHASLPGVCLAFLFTNVKNTEVLLLGALITGIVCIGLIQLIQNYTKIKFDSALALILSVFFGLGLVLLSYLNKLPGANKSGLNKFIFGQASTFIKRDVNIIFITGIILLIIIILFWKEFKIVSFDSDFAKTLGFPSKKIEILISILIVTTVIIGIQAAGVILISAMLISPAVAARQWTDKLSIMVILAAFFGGISGLLGTLISISESNLPTGPVIVIIISIIVIISILFSNKRGIVFKIIRNQKRKKEFKKKLENKKSELNSLKMNNLERGK
- a CDS encoding metal ABC transporter ATP-binding protein, giving the protein MNQNVSDDIIIRVEDLTVAYEDKPVLWDVELDIKKGVLMAIVGPNGAGKSTLIKAMLDLLKPVTGEVRFYNEKYSKVRDKIAYVPQRGSVDWDFPTTVFDVVEMGRYGKVGWLKKVRKIDKEKTKEAIHKVEMDEFSDRQISQLSGGQQQRVFLARALVQDAEIYFMDEPFQGVDSKTEKSIVNILKKLRDEKKTVIVVHHDLQTVKDYFDYVTFINVSVIASGPVEEIFTPENIEKTYKSKKATQNNGNLSEIEKER